The genome window TACTGGCGGTGATGCGATTTTGGTAAAGTCCAGTCCAGTTTCAGAGACCACAGGAGAAGCATTAGTTGTCCTCAGAGTTAGAAGGgatagagaaggagagaggtcagaggtcatggtAAAATTATTTAGTCCTGGGTTTTTTGCCAAACATGAATATTTATACTTGGGGTTTTTACCAAAGGATTCCATTCTAGAAGGTATTGCACGAAGGTTTGGCTGAGAAGGCCGGTGAAGAAAGCTATGCAGCTCCATGTTAAGATCACCTTCCCTAGGTTCTTTTTCAGGAAACCTGCTTTTGTTGGTAAAGATAGTTGGCTGGAATTGGAAATAAGGCTTCCGATTTGAAAGTTTGTCCCAGTTATGGTTCCCACTCAAGTGCTTCTCTGGGCAAATCAGATTAGTGAGGGATCCCTTAATGATATTTTGGTGCTCAGATAAAGACATGCAGCTTCTTATGACCTCATCCATCTCCATCATGTTGACCATGTGAGGCAGCATCCCTtcacctcctccttcttctttaaAATGACAGAGACTCTCAACACTGGGCATTCCCATAATTTGGCATTTTCCTAGATATGCGTCAACCGAATTGCATGAAATCCGGTCCGTGTCAAGAGGGATCCCAAATTCTGTTTCAGGCATGACTGCATCGGGCTGCTTGAGACACTGGTACTCACTTATCATCATCACGTCTTCAGCTGTCTCACCTTCTGCAGAACCTCGTCCACTTGAGCCAGAGTTCCTGAACAGGTCACTCTTTCCTTGCATGTCTTGATTTAGGCCATGGTTATTGTTATATGTTATAGATCCACACTTGATATTCGCAGCTAATACAGCTGTCTTCTTAAGCTTGTTCTTTTTAGTTTTGTACCTCAATATGAGAGCAATTATACTTACAAAGAGCAAGAGGAACACTGCTAATGAAACACTAAGGCCGACAGTCTGGACACGAGAAGCAACACTGGTTAGAGCTTCTGCTGAATTGGAAATATTCACAACAACACGGCAAGCCGTTGACCTGGAAACAAGCTTTGGACTACTTGCCAGAATCAAGAAGTCTTCAACAGTCTCACTCGTGGCTATGTTACCTCTTCTTTGATACACTGGGTTTGAGATATAGATACTGCCAGTGTTTTTGTTGACGTTGAAAAAGCGGGATGGCTTCACTAAATTGTACTCCACAGTACCATCCAGACCCCTATCGTAATCCATGGCGGTCACATGACCAATGCTTTGGCCCACTATGGCATTGTCTGGCAGAGTGAAATAGTACAGCTTCTGGGTAAACACTGGACTGAACTCATCCACACCTTCGATGTCCACCTGAACCTTCACCGTAGCAGCTTCGTCGCCTTTGTCTATGGCTTCTACCACAAAACAGTATTCACTTGTTCTCTCATAGTCAAATACTTGTCTGGTATGGATTTCTCCAGTGAGAGGGTCAATGGTGAAGGCCTCATTCGTGTCTTGGTTTCCACTGCCATAGTCCATGAAACAAGAGGTCAGGATGGAGTAGGTAAGCAACCCAAAACTTCCTGCATCCTGATCAATAGCATGGACCATGCATACTGGAGTAAAAGCAGGTAGGTTTTCTGCTACCGAACAACTGATGGTAGGGAATCTAAAGAATGGCAAATGATCATTCTCATCAAGCACTGTGATGAATATCACTGCAAAGGACACCTTCCTGTCATCTGGACCACCACCATCTGATGCTTGAACAGTTAAGATGTGTTTAGTTTCATCTTCATAATCCAGAGTACCATTGGTTTCCAGATTACCTGTTTGATAGTTCAAGCGGAACAAACCTTTATTGTTACCAGAGATGATGTCATACCTTACGGTGGCATTTGGCCCAAGGTCTAGATCTTGAGCAGACACCAAGACCAGGAAAGTACTTAACCGGTTGTTCTCACTGACCTGCAAGTAGTATTCCGAGCTGCTGAAAACCGGTTCATTGTCATTGATATCAAGCACCATGACTGAGACTGTCGTTGAGCTGTTTAAGCGAGGCACTCCTCTATCCATCACAGTAACAGTCAATGTGTATGTCTCTGTGGTCTCTCTGTCCAGAGCGTCACACAGCACTAAATAACCCACAGTACTCTTCTGAAACTCTGCAGGCACTGCACCAGATTCGATGCAGAAACGGCTCTCCTCGTTTCCCCCGGTAATGGTATAGTCTAGGCGGGAGTTCTCCTCAGAATAATCCTGGTCCTGAGCCAGTAGGGTAAGGAGTACACTTCCGACAGGTatgtcctcacacacactcacctgatatGTGTTGTGCTGGAAAAAAGGTGCATGGTCATTGAAATCCAGCACCTCTATATCTACAGACGTGACACTTGAAAGACTAGGACTGCCTCCATCCCGTGCTTCCACCAGAAGCCGAACGATGTTGCTACTGGCGACGTACTTCAAAGGCATGTTGGTATATATAGAACCTGCGCATAGAAAAGGCGTTAAGTAAAATATCTGCTTTTTTAAACAGCTTGAAGTTTATAGTTTTATATGTATGTGGGGTGAGCTGTCTACTATTAATTCTTTTAACGGTTTGCAATACTTTGTTTTCGAATGAGTTCAAATCAACGAAATGTGCTTGGTCAATCAGTTGGACAAATAATCAGGTAAAATTAATGAAAGATTTTGGATGAAAGATGTGCCGCTCAGCTAGTTCATTGTAACAATAACAATGTGAGCCATAGGGTAAAAACCAGCTGTGACACTATGAATTCAGTGTAAGCATGAATTTTACACAAATATTACCGTTTTCATTATTGATATAGAAGCCAGTCTTTGTGGAGGAGAGAAGCCTGTAGGAAATTTTGCCATTCCAGCTCGAGTCTCTGTCTGTAGCTGATACAGCCACCACAAACACATCTGCAGGTGTCAGTTCTGGCAACACTACCTGCAAGACAAACAGTGAAAAATAAACCTACTAAAGGCATTTAAAGTGTATTTATACTGTGTAATGTATATTACAAACAGTGAAGTTTATCATACTGTTACAATACAGAAAACATAcatgtaaaaaatttttaaaaataaaataaaaaatctaaccATGCACAACAGCTTACACTACCAGAtaagtgttttatattaaatatctgACCAACCTGGTAAAACTCCTGAGAGAACACTGGTGCGTTATCATTTACATCCAAAACCTCAACAGTTATCTGCGCCTCTGTCTGATGTACTGAATCTGACGCCACTACTGTCAGTATATGCAGGATTTGCTCCTCATAATCCAGACTTTTAAGAGCTGTGATTATTCCAGAATAGGAGTCAATGACAAAGCTCCCATTTGCCTCCTCCGTTTGTGCTAAACTGTAGGTGATTGAAGGACCGAGGTCGACATCAGCGGCCGTTACTTGGATGACAATATGGCCAGGTGGAAGATCTAAATCaacaacagaataaaaaaagaactcGTTCAAAGCGTTGAGCGTATCCATATATCAATACAAAAAGTCGAAGACAACCTTgggttgtgtgttttgtgtcttctgaaatctgattgatATCTTACTCTCAGGGACCACTAGAGGTTCCATCGCTGGTATCACTGGCCGGTTGTCGTTAACATCCACAACCTGAACCTGAACGGTGCATGTTTCTGTCAAAGCAGGATTTCCTCTGTCTTTAGCCTCAACAATCAACCTGTCAATTAGCAAAATATGTtcagaaatgaagaaaatatcATATGAATAGCAAAATATAGCAAATAGATCAAATGTGAATTTAACAATAAACTGAAAATCAACTAACTAACACAAAGAAAAAGACACTTACTAAAAGACCATAAAGAATATCCGTACATCCGGGCTCGTATTTCGGGTTTCAGATTTTTCTACGTTCAGTTGTCTTGCTATAGTTTCATGATAATAAACCACCGTGAACATTAAAGAGGAATTTCTGCAGAACCCTAATGAATTTCTGCAGAATTCATTTCCTGAATTTCCATAACTGTAATATGCTTTTAAAATGCTTAAATTctttaaatgcttttaaattCCATACAAAAACCCCGTATTTGTCTGGTATCCGGTatggggtggctgtggatcgGGTGGTAgcgcgggttgtccactaatcgtagggttggcggttcgattcccggcccacgtgactccacatgccgaagtgtccttgggcaagacaccgaaccccgagttgttcccgatggcaagttagcgccttgcatggcagctctgctaccattggtgtgtgagtgtgtgtgtgaatgggtgaatgagacacagtacACAAAGCAAAACATACATCATATCCCTTTATGGGTGGAATTCTTGAGCGTACCTGTAAGAGGAGATGATTTCTCGGTCAAGGACTGCACTGGTGGCAAGAATCCCACGTACAGAGTCGATAATGAAGGCATTGTTTGGATTTCCATCCACTATGGAGTAATCTATCCGCCCATTCAGACCGCTATCAGCATCCGTTGCTAACACCTGAGAATAAAAGTTGTAGTGACTAATCTTTGGATTATGCTCTCGACTCATGCAGTAGCATTTGGGATACACTCATAATCCGTTTGGTTTATGTTCTTCAAAAAAATATTCTCCATCACTCAATAACAAcaagacaaacacacataccTGCATGACATAAGTGTTAGGAATCTGTCCCTCCCAGACTGCAGTTCTGTAGTAACTTTGTTTAAACGCTGGAGCATTGTCGTTTACATCCTGTAGAGTGATTGTCACTCTGGCGTGGCCTGAATGGCGGCCATTTTCTGCCAAAACCACCAGGTGAATCTCACGCTCCCTCTCAAAGTCCAGCAGGTGCTGATCTCTAACTGTTATATCACCTTTGGGAGGATGAGAGAAAGTTCATCTTGcgcattattaaaaaatatgttCTGTCACTAGTCAAAAGTCATCTTAGTGTGACGGGATTTTGGTATAATCATCCACGTATCATCTATATCTTTAGAGTAGGTACGAGCTTATTCATGAAGATTGTTGACCGCTGAAAACTGATATAATATTTAGGACAcattagaaaaaagaaaataaaaaactaaaaacgtTACATAATTTCCAAGAATGTATTAGATTTATGTTAGATGACTAATGGTAGAAGGAGGACAGTTACATACGCGTTAAAGGTTTCGGTCTCACCTGTGTTAGAATCGATGCGGAACGCTGTGTTCTCATTGCCGCTAAAAATACTGTACTTCATCGTGATTTCTGTAGCGCTTTGATCGTGAGCTACAACATTTCCCACCCAGGATCctgtacaacaacaaaaatatttttaaatattaaaaatattttttacaaatattatttaattaagctCATGAATGTggttgatttctttttttcttttcttttttaatttattttattttattttttttaagtattaaccCAAGGATCTAGAAATTTCTAGAAATATCTCGAGGAGAGACATACACTGAAGAAATACAGGATTTCATACTGTCAGTATATCCAAGCACATTCTATATGTATTGTATAATGAAAAAATTCAAGATTTAATTGCAATCGGTTTATTAACATTGATATTATTTAATGATTTCAATGACAAAATACTGAATGAATAGTTCAGTACCTGCCTCACTGTTCTCAGGTAAGCTCACTTCGTAGTGTTTCTCGGTAAACTGTAGCAGAGGCTCATCTCCGTTGAGGGTAATTATCACCAGGCAGGTGGAGGTGAGAGCAGGCGAGCCTTGATCTACAGCCCAAATCTTCAACACCTTTGTCCCTGATACACTGGCCCTCATGGGGGATTTCGTCTGCACCTCTCCGGTTGATTGGTCGATATGAAATTGCTCATCTTCTTCCATTAACCTGTACACCACCGAACCGTTTTCACCTTGATCTGGATCAAATGCTGTCACCGTGGcgacagttgttttttttcctgcactAATCGATGCCCTTATTGGGTCGTTAATACAGTGAGGCGCGTTATCGTTAACATCCTCCACCTGAACGCTGACGGTTACGACAGAACTACGCGGACCCTGACTACAGCCGTCTGTCGCTACAGCACGGAGACTGTACTGCGACTGAATTTCTCGGTCCAGAGGTTTTGTTAAACGTACGGCTCCTGTAGAGGCGTCCACAGAAAATGTCCCGGATGCCTCCTCGATCAGGGAGAAGGTGACTTCGGCGTTTGGACCCTCGTCTGGGTCCCGAGCATTAAGACGGAGAATCTCAGTGCCAAGAGGAAGGTCTTCGCTGACGATGGCGCGGTAGCCAGTTCGCTCGAAAGTGGGATTGTTGTCGTTCTCGTCTGAGAGGTTTATAGAAAGAGTGGCAGTGGAGGTGAGAGAAGCGGCGCCCTGATCAGCAGCCTTAATGATGAGTGTGTAATTAGAACATTTCTCTCTATCCAGAGAGTTCGTAGTGCTGACAGCTCCAGACACGGAGTCGATAAAGAAATCTCCGAAAGTGTCTAATCaagacaggagagagacagaacaggCATTTAAAGAATGGAAAGATACAGATACAACTGAAATTTATAAGCTTAgtaattacatttatggcattttgcaGAGGCTTATcaacccttatccagagcagcGTATATTTATCTCCTTTATACAAATGAGggtcaagggccttgctcaagggcccagcagtggcagtttggcagtgctgggaacTGAACTCATAACCTTCCTATGAGTAGTCCAatgttttaaccactgagctacacaCTCCATAAACAACTCTATAACATAacaatataatatgtaatatagtAGAATTCTAACTGGAAATCAAATTTCATGCTTACTACCATGTTTACAGTCATTTAACAAAACTCTCTAATCCCTTTTAAACACTTGCTGCTGTAAGCCATTAGATCTTGCTCCCAAGAGCTCACTGTTCCACAGTCTTCACAAGTGTTTTCCTCATTAGAGCCCACTTTAGTGAAgtcaagattctgaagcttgtggccagaaaagtgtacaaaagatatCAATATTGCAATCAGATGAAAGGCCAAACCTTCAAACATAAGCGTGGTTAAATATCCTTCGAGGAACTGCATGAACATTGAACTTCTTTCATAAATATAGTGTACTCACTCTCTAGAGTGTAGGTCACCGTTCCGTTGATCCCGTTgtcagggtcaaaggtcacagcGGTGTGAATGACCCCTGGAGGGAGATTCTCCGGTATAACGACGTGGAGGAACGACTGGGAGAATTCAGGAGGATTATCGTTGTCGTCGAGCACCGAGCACAGGACTGTAGTTGTGCTGGAGAGAGCAGGAATCCCAGCGTCCTCTACCTGAACTGCAGATCGGCCAATCAGGTGCAGCAGCGTTAGGTCATGTGATGAGCCCAAAGACCAGTTAAAGACAGAATAAACAGAAACTTTCTCAGCACTTTTAGTGTAGGAGATTCATAGCGTATTATATGGGTGTCTAGGAGACGAGtgaattgcaattgtaaacgtACGTGCCTACAGAACTGCAAACAAACGGTCTTACTTCTAAGACAGtctgtaatattaatatgaaacaGCGGGGCTGGAATTTTAAACAGGACATCGTGGTGGTTAATCCTCAAAGCTGTAATGACCCAGAATATCTCACCTCTGAGAGAGAAGCTGTGCTGCAGTTCCCTGTCCAGCTGCGTGGAAGTGCTAATAAGACCAGCGTGTGAGTCAATTGTGAAAAGCTCATAGCCAGGACCAGGCAAGAGGCTGTAGCTTATATTAGCATTCTCACCTGGGATGAAGAAAACACACTTATATAAAGCTGCACATGAACTGCTAGTTTTCCACCTTTCCAATCGTGTTTCTTTCCTCCTGCACCGTACCTGAGTCCAGGTCCACTGCCGTTACTGTAATCACTGCTTCTCCTGGCTCTCTGTTCTCCATCACACTGGCTCTGTAAAGGTTCTGTTCAAACAGCGGCGTCTCGTCGTTCACATCCATCAGCAGCACGGTCAGAGTCTGAGTGGAGGACAGAGACGGTGTCCCGCCATCTGAGGCCTGCACTGTGAGCGCAAAGGCATGCTGAGATTCGTAATCCAGCGAGGAGTTCAAATACAAATGACCTAGAAGAATTAAATgggcggggcggggcgggggggggggggggaggggggggggggagggggggggtagTGCAAGCATAGTGATTAACATCAAACCTGCCAAAACCAGATTTAGGATATATCGCATGATGTTGCACttacttaaatataaatatgatttaCTTAATGAGTCCATCTATCCGTTAATTATTCAATGTAAAATGACTATACTTTTATTCCACTAGCAATTTAATACATACATACGGTACGTTATACTGCATGTGCTGCtaataagaaaacaaaagatgCCAGAAAAGATGCTCAATTAGAAACTCGTCTCTGGTTGGTTTTGCAAACTTTGCCAATTACGGTATGTCCTAAACCAAACCCCTTTATAGTGCACCCTATTTAGTGGACTCGTTCGGtagttttacattttgtatCCATGCCAAAAATCATACTGAAAAAGTTTTTCTGAAAATCCAGTGTGCTgatgaaatcccacaatgcattgcAACTGTTTGTGCCCGAATCATTTATACGAAATAGTACAAAATACCCGTGATGCACTTAAGCATTtctagggaatagggagtagggcatcatttgggacacaggcGTAGTCCATTAATGAACACAGGTGTCATGGACGTGAGCAAGAATAAAAGATTCTTATAATTTACATTCTGTGAATATATACCAAATACCACAGCACAGAATTTTACCTGATCTCTCCAAACGAAACACTCCAGCTTCATTTCCAGACGTGAGTCTGAAGGTCACGTGACTGTTCACTCCTTCATCGTCATCTCTGGCCAGGAAATGATGCAGAAGACTCCCGACCTCTGTGTCCTCTGCTACGTGAACCGTGTCGTTCGAAACAAAGACGGGGCTGTTGTCGTTGACGTCCAAGAGGAACACTTGAGCCGTCACCGAGTCGACGTGTCTGCTGTCGCTGGCGGTGACAGTGAAGGCAAAACTTTGATTGCGCTCACGATCCAACGGCAAAGTCGTAAAGACTGCCCCGGTATCAGGGTCAATCCTGAACGGAAGTGTCTCCATAGAAAGGGTTGGGTCAAAGGTCAACGTGTAACGAATAGCACTGTTACGAAGAGTCGCATCGCCGTCGACTGCTTTAAAGACGTAGACTACGGTTCCCACGGCAACATCTTCCTGAACCCCGAACACCATAATGCTATTGTTGCCAGGGAAACCAGGGGCGTGGTCGTTAACGTCGTCGACGCTGACAGCCACTAGGATGGTGGCGTTAAAATTGGGATGAACTTCGAAACAGTACTGCTGATTCGTCTCATAATCTAAAGGTTTCGCTAAATAAATATTGCCATTCGCTGTATCAGTAGTAAAGTACGAACTCCCATCTCCGCTAGTGACGGTGTAGCGCAACCGCTCATTGGCTCCCCTGGAAATTCCAAGTGAGCCAATCAGAGATCCCACGCTGGCATCCTCTCTGACAGTTAAACGTCGGAGACCCAGAAAATCGCGACGGCCCACTTCACGTCCTTGTGCGCAAGCGTGGACCTGAAATTAAATATcgttaaaaatgttatttttccgAGCAGTATTAAACGTAATTATTTAGATATTGACGTCAACCCTGACGTGTCACCTGTACGTGCACAAGCGCCGTCTGTTCTACAGGGGTAGCACCGTTGTCCGTAGCAACCACCTCGATGGTGTAGTTCGTCTGGTGGTTGTGGTCAAATCTTGCTGACACCTCGATCTCTCCACTCTGACTGTCAATCTCAAAATGAGCCTTTCCATCATCTACAGGAAAAGCTTGAACAAAAAATGGCATCCACCATCAATTTTGGGCAGCTTAtttaaaatagcacttgatcaaGCACGTACTGTTCTTTTTCGTTTCATGTAGGATTTCAGGACGCTTCCGATTCGCTATATTGATTTgtcaaatgaatcaaataatGCCAATGATTTGGTTAACTCGGTGCGCAACTCTATAAAGAAAATCCAAAGAAGAAAGAGATAATCGGACCAAACAGTCACGTGCTACATTTACATCTCACTGTAAGAGCGTGTCCTTCATAATTTTATCCGTAAAATATCTGTTGCTTGAGATGAGCAATGTCCCTGATGCCGTCCTCCATGTTGACTTCAAAGAGACGGTGCTATTAACTAATGAATTGtatcatatttatgtatttaatggCATTCCATAGACTTCTTACTTTTTCCTTCCGTCTGTAGTTATGTCCGAGATGTGAATACTGACGTGCGAAATTTCtctgaatatatgtgtgtgtgcgctgtaaGTAAACACCGATAAATAAGATACGAACGTATGTACTGTGGGCTCACCTTCTCTTAGAGAGAATGTGACTGTCCCATTTTCTCCTGCGTCCAGGTCCTGAGCATACATGCTCATTATCACTGAACGGACAGGGAGGTCGGAACATAcctgttaacaaaaaaaaaaaaaaaaaaacatttatagcaTCAATACTGCTACCCTACTCTTCAcagataagactggacaccctgAGCTATTATGTACACTGAATACAAATActatgtatttaatattcatattgtATATATCGATATAGTCATATAACGAAGATGTTCTGGACCGGTATTAAACGTATTACATTTGGCAGGTAATTCTACTGAAACCTTGATTTCTTGATGAGAGAGCTAAAGAGAGTTAAATGTTGTGAACCTGCATGGTGAGCTCCTGGTGTGTGAACTGAGGTGGATTGTCATTGATATCGGTCACAGTTACATGGACGGTTGTGGTGGAGTTGAGGCGAGGATGACCGTGATCCGTCACCAATACTCTCAGAGTGTGATGAGGTCGATGCTCCCGATCCAGAGCCACCCAGTTAATCAGCTCTCCTGCCATAAGCGAGAAGATAACACGGGACTGGAATGAATATCATGTAATGCTCAAGCCCTGAACATCATAAACATCATGCTTAAACCCTTACTGAGAACTTAAAGAGCCagtgagtcaaaataaaaaccacaaaaaacaaGCCCAGACCATCTGCTATAAGAGTGTGTATAGTTTGTGCTCAAATTTTGTTAAaggctacaaaaaaaaacaaacattttgtttacacATACAGCCATTTTCTAAAGACTAACGGGTCTAatgttttcattacaaaattttttattaatgattagAAATGGCTGCCTCTGCGGGTAAAGCTCAAACAATTTATTAAAGGAGGAATTCTGCCGTCGCACCTGTTTTAGAGTTGATGCGGAAGTGCTTGGCGTCCGACAGCAGGATGTAGGAGAGCTGTCCGTTTTTCCCCGAGTCTCTATCTGTAGCGCTCAACTTTCCCACCAGGCCGTGCGGGTTCAGACCCTCCGGAACGCTGAAAAAGTATCTGTCTCTACTGAAAACTGGAGTGTTATCATTTTCATCCTGCACCGAGATGATCACCGTGGCTGAAGCGCTCATTTCTTCATCACCGCCTCGAGCTGCGGCGCGAATGTGAAATCTGTACGTCCTCTCCGACTCGTAATCGAGACTGCGAGCCACGAAGATCCAGCCACTATCAGGCTGGATAAGGAACGGCAACATCGTGGACACGGGCTCCATAGAGTAGCTGAGGATTCTGTGTGAACGTGATCCAGGCTGCGATTTGATCCCATGCGCGCGCACTTGGATCACACGAGTGCCACTTTGAGCGTTTTCTCCGATCTCGACTTGGTAGATTAGCGTCTCGAAGGCTAGCACGTCCTTCGTGTTCGTCGAAGAGTCGAGCTGCACCGTGAGGCTCATCGAGGAGCTTAAAGACGGATTTCCTTCGTCCTCGGCCACTATGTTGAGCTCGTATCTCTGTGGAGTGTCTTCTGTAACGCTGCTCTTTAGCGTTAGAGTCCCAAAATGAGGATGAATGGTGAATAACTGGCTCTCTGGATGCAGAGAGTAGCGAATCTGTCCATTAGAGGCGCTATCGCTGTCGTGAGCGTGTGCCACGTAGAGCGTCGTCCCAGGAAGAGCTTTTTGGGGTATCGTGATGAGATCGAAGGGCATTGGGAAGACTGGTGGGTTGTcattgatgtcagtgatgattATGTGGACGTGAGTAGTGCTGTAAATGGGCGGAGTACCAGTATGAGCCTGAACAGTGAGATGTGCACTTGGTAGGGACTCATGATCCAGGGGAATGTTGGTGTAAATCACACCAGACTGGGAATCCAAAGAGAAAAATCCCTCGGGGTCACCAGAGGAGATTCGATATACATGAGCATCCACCAAATCTGCAAGGTATAATACCTTTATCAATGCATTAATATCCATCAACAGAAAACATAaactctgtgattgacaggcgaGAGGTCATTTTGTTCTGTTCATTAGCATGGTTCATTTACGTTTTTGCCTTTGCCACGACCATATCTGTAGCTCTCCCGTGAGTTTTACGCAATCCTATGCCGACTTCCTATTAATCAAAAATTTATGACAATGCCAGAACTTTGTCGTTTTTTGGCTGCAATGACGCTAAATCGGCCAATTTTTGTGTGGAAACTGTGCGGTGTAAACGCAGGGAACGGAAACTCACCGTGAGGTTTTACGACCTGCACCTCCCCCACCGAGGTGCCGCGAGGAGAACCCTCAGACACCGAGAAGCTGTAGAGGGACTTTTGGAAGAGCGCAGGTGCGTGGTCGACGTTCAaaatgttgatgatgatgtccGCAGGTTTcagagaggccacacccactccATCGTGG of Ictalurus punctatus breed USDA103 chromosome 29, Coco_2.0, whole genome shotgun sequence contains these proteins:
- the dchs2 gene encoding protocadherin-23, with protein sequence MEHCVRILLQFLIILLLLCVKSWAQVYNLSVSVEEGLPVGTIVGDVRATFPPGVQSSGFFISESTDSDVFRDLKIDTETGVISTSAVLDREHRDRYEFSITCLTRQVIRVQVEVKDTNDHAPVFLEGIVMLNMSEWTPTGTTFHLDAAEDQDEGTFGVQGYRILESSTDGVFKLDAQSLDLVLVKELDRETVDLYNLTIEAFDGGVPPKTGHLQVNVNVLDENDNHPVFNQTDYQAFIWENTPFLTPVCQVNAHDLDLDSNGLVTYEIDQLLSNSDEFFTIDKNTGVLRVNKILDYESRSSFELVVTAQDHGSPPKSSSTFVEIRILDVNDNSPNISIVFLSESGDPELSEGAGYGDYVARITISDPDLGEPNKVSVFLEGGEGKFSLKSVDEFVYALCVDGALDREEKDQYKLTIIASDYGSPPLRSERTFVLRISDVNDNAPIFEQKTYQSNVFEDAPEGSSVIQVKAHDDDEDSGISYSILQSDRSFLVNIDPLTGIISTAAGLDRERESDLVFLVVAVDSGFPPLTSTATVSIFVDDVNDNGPVFQQQVYTTTIREHLAIGSCFIQVTAEDADGGEFGTVRYDFSDAFNTEYTRKLFHINAVTGEICVSHDIDRDAGLVNFDLLVKAEDQGGFSSQTYLHIDVDDVNDNAPVFRPEKYKANLSRNTQPGAEILTVFATDRDSDDYGRVSYELLPGDHASFFSVNESSGTLSVSSTLSELRASTVRLTVSAHDGVGVASLKPADIIINILNVDHAPALFQKSLYSFSVSEGSPRGTSVGEVQVVKPHDLVDAHVYRISSGDPEGFFSLDSQSGVIYTNIPLDHESLPSAHLTVQAHTGTPPIYSTTHVHIIITDINDNPPVFPMPFDLITIPQKALPGTTLYVAHAHDSDSASNGQIRYSLHPESQLFTIHPHFGTLTLKSSVTEDTPQRYELNIVAEDEGNPSLSSSMSLTVQLDSSTNTKDVLAFETLIYQVEIGENAQSGTRVIQVRAHGIKSQPGSRSHRILSYSMEPVSTMLPFLIQPDSGWIFVARSLDYESERTYRFHIRAAARGGDEEMSASATVIISVQDENDNTPVFSRDRYFFSVPEGLNPHGLVGKLSATDRDSGKNGQLSYILLSDAKHFRINSKTGELINWVALDREHRPHHTLRVLVTDHGHPRLNSTTTVHVTVTDINDNPPQFTHQELTMQVCSDLPVRSVIMSMYAQDLDAGENGTVTFSLREAFPVDDGKAHFEIDSQSGEIEVSARFDHNHQTNYTIEVVATDNGATPVEQTALVHVQVHACAQGREVGRRDFLGLRRLTVREDASVGSLIGSLGISRGANERLRYTVTSGDGSSYFTTDTANGNIYLAKPLDYETNQQYCFEVHPNFNATILVAVSVDDVNDHAPGFPGNNSIMVFGVQEDVAVGTVVYVFKAVDGDATLRNSAIRYTLTFDPTLSMETLPFRIDPDTGAVFTTLPLDRERNQSFAFTVTASDSRHVDSVTAQVFLLDVNDNSPVFVSNDTVHVAEDTEVGSLLHHFLARDDDEGVNSHVTFRLTSGNEAGVFRLERSGHLYLNSSLDYESQHAFALTVQASDGGTPSLSSTQTLTVLLMDVNDETPLFEQNLYRASVMENREPGEAVITVTAVDLDSGENANISYSLLPGPGYELFTIDSHAGLISTSTQLDRELQHSFSLRVQVEDAGIPALSSTTTVLCSVLDDNDNPPEFSQSFLHVVIPENLPPGVIHTAVTFDPDNGINGTVTYTLENTFGDFFIDSVSGAVSTTNSLDREKCSNYTLIIKAADQGAASLTSTATLSINLSDENDNNPTFERTGYRAIVSEDLPLGTEILRLNARDPDEGPNAEVTFSLIEEASGTFSVDASTGAVRLTKPLDREIQSQYSLRAVATDGCSQGPRSSVVTVSVQVEDVNDNAPHCINDPIRASISAGKKTTVATVTAFDPDQGENGSVVYRLMEEDEQFHIDQSTGEVQTKSPMRASVSGTKVLKIWAVDQGSPALTSTCLVIITLNGDEPLLQFTEKHYEVSLPENSEAGSWVGNVVAHDQSATEITMKYSIFSGNENTAFRIDSNTGDITVRDQHLLDFEREREIHLVVLAENGRHSGHARVTITLQDVNDNAPAFKQSYYRTAVWEGQIPNTYVMQVLATDADSGLNGRIDYSIVDGNPNNAFIIDSVRGILATSAVLDREIISSYRLIVEAKDRGNPALTETCTVQVQVVDVNDNRPVIPAMEPLVVPENLPPGHIVIQVTAADVDLGPSITYSLAQTEEANGSFVIDSYSGIITALKSLDYEEQILHILTVVASDSVHQTEAQITVEVLDVNDNAPVFSQEFYQVVLPELTPADVFVVAVSATDRDSSWNGKISYRLLSSTKTGFYINNENGSIYTNMPLKYVASSNIVRLLVEARDGGSPSLSSVTSVDIEVLDFNDHAPFFQHNTYQVSVCEDIPVGSVLLTLLAQDQDYSEENSRLDYTITGGNEESRFCIESGAVPAEFQKSTVGYLVLCDALDRETTETYTLTVTVMDRGVPRLNSSTTVSVMVLDINDNEPVFSSSEYYLQVSENNRLSTFLVLVSAQDLDLGPNATVRYDIISGNNKGLFRLNYQTGNLETNGTLDYEDETKHILTVQASDGGGPDDRKVSFAVIFITVLDENDHLPFFRFPTISCSVAENLPAFTPVCMVHAIDQDAGSFGLLTYSILTSCFMDYGSGNQDTNEAFTIDPLTGEIHTRQVFDYERTSEYCFVVEAIDKGDEAATVKVQVDIEGVDEFSPVFTQKLYYFTLPDNAIVGQSIGHVTAMDYDRGLDGTVEYNLVKPSRFFNVNKNTGSIYISNPVYQRRGNIATSETVEDFLILASSPKLVSRSTACRVVVNISNSAEALTSVASRVQTVGLSVSLAVFLLLFVSIIALILRYKTKKNKLKKTAVLAANIKCGSITYNNNHGLNQDMQGKSDLFRNSGSSGRGSAEGETAEDVMMISEYQCLKQPDAVMPETEFGIPLDTDRISCNSVDAYLGKCQIMGMPSVESLCHFKEEGGGEGMLPHMVNMMEMDEVIRSCMSLSEHQNIIKGSLTNLICPEKHLSGNHNWDKLSNRKPYFQFQPTIFTNKSRFPEKEPREGDLNMELHSFLHRPSQPNLRAIPSRMESFGKNPKYKYSCLAKNPGLNNFTMTSDLSPSLSLLTLRTTNASPVVSETGLDFTKIASPPVDVLDDAEI